Proteins encoded together in one Procambarus clarkii isolate CNS0578487 chromosome 71, FALCON_Pclarkii_2.0, whole genome shotgun sequence window:
- the LOC123745616 gene encoding G patch domain-containing protein 2-like isoform X2, whose amino-acid sequence MEVKARQRASGMASGGGDRLRVATAVNLRHKMDALVSDLSHALDESQLPQYHRKRRGFKRRAKLATNLSLSGNRALSEDSSSSIGEVVLSQDNKSSIPLSDSDDMSPPPEPRHRTLLLTHHRTPSNLAESDSLNENFSPARPHNRRKRKCKRLALDPDAPSTSTTQTSAAMLSGLPMAKPTAIASAILSGASNSRKKKVLRPSPDSEYRYMAVSAGKRKRGRERSVEWCGGQHVSHSKRHGSSSSHFHNLRVHHRPSQASTEDSMEFDCSDDANMEHSSSESSSESEAGIYTCDEGREADDEQSDWFAEPDPVYGVPPGTTNGPRQRNTSNRLTWWNDNEFGLSSSAKALFKERYETMSVENQQACRLRFQKLRERLLRREIRAGRRRIRDRKPGFSIVSSVNDKVSRFLQDPRQSELRLRPMTDKDRDQLNHLADLYSLTIRSSDDQTAPILTKTRCVAQRRISARNTITKQRLEADGEALASFPGGLPVPVSDLKRRRRTPPLPPNNVTEGSNDSVESITNSTGLSGTAYRPPVPSVSWDDDIGDCCADSLSERLADSEPDPLPSPTSLGLHDCTL is encoded by the exons TGGTATGGCGAGTGGAGGTGGGGACAGGCTGCGAGTGGCGACAGCAGTGAACTTGCGGCACAAAATGGATGCTCTCGTGTCTGACCTCTCTCATGCCTTGGATGAATCTCAGCTTCCACAATACCACCGCAAGAGACGAGGTTTCAAGCGTCGTGCCAAACTAGCCACGAACCTGA GCTTATCAGGCAATCGTGCACTGAGTGAAGATTCATCAAGCAGTATTGGTGAGGTTGTCCTCTCCCAGGACAACAAATCATCAATACCTCTGTCAGACTCGGATGATATGAGTCCCCCTCCCGAGCCCCGTCACCGGACTCTACTCCTCACACATCACAGAACGCCTTCAAACCTTGCCGAATCCGACTCTCTTAACGAGAACTTTTCACCTGCCCGACCACATAACCGCAG GAAAAGGAAATGCAAGAGGTTAGCCTTAGACCCAGATGCGCCTTCCACTTCCACAACACAAACCTCGGCTGCTATGCTGTCTGGCCTGCCGATGGCCAAACCCACTGCCATTGCCTCGGCCATTTTGTCAGGAGCTTCCAATAGTCGCAAGAAGAAGGTTCTGAGACCGTCGCCTGATTCGGAGTACCG GTATATGGCAGTATCTGCTGGAAAACGAAAACGAGGCAGAGAACGAAGTGTGGAATGGTGTGGTGGACAACACGTTTCACACAGCAAACGCCATGGGTCGTCGTCTAGTCATTTTCATAATCTACGTGTCCACCATCGACCATCCCAGGCAAGCACCGAGGACAGCATGGAGTTCGACTGCTCAGATGATGCCAATAT GGAACACAGTAGCAGCGAGAGCAGCAGCGAGAGTGAGGCTGGCATATACACCTGTGATGAGGGAAGAGAGGCTGATGATGAGCAGAGTGACTGGTTTGCCGAGCCCGATCCTGTGTATGGGGTACCACCCGGGACCACGAATGGTCCCCGGCAGCGAAATACTTCAAATCGTTTGACGTGGTGGAAtgacaatgaatttggtctttctTCTTCGGCCAAG GCTCTGTTCAAAGAGAGGTATGAGACAATGTCCGTGGAGAACCAACAAGCCTGCAGACTTAGATTCCAAAAGCTGAGAGAGAGGCTTTTG AGACGTGAAATTCGTGCTGGACGGAGACGAATACGAGACAGGAAGCCTGGGTTTAGTATAGTGTCATCGGTGAATGACAAGGTCTCAAGATTTCTGCAG GATCCGAGGCAGTCCGAGCTCCGCCTGAGGCCTATGACGGATAAAGACAGAGACCAGCTAAATCATCTGGCCGACTTGTATTCTCTCACCATACGTAGCAGCGATGACCAAACCGCTCCCATACTCACCAAGACCAGGTGTGTGGCTCAGCGTAGGATTTCTGCACG GAATACTATCACCAAGCAGAGGCTGGAAGCAGATGGTGAAGCGTTGGCCTCCTTCCCAGGTGGTTTGCCAGTACCCGTTAGTGACTTGAAGCGCCGCAGACGGACGCCACCATTGCCACCCAATAACGTGACTGAGGGCAGCAATGACTCGGTCGAGAGCATAACCAATAGTACGGGTTTATCCG GTACTGCATATCGTCCACCAGTGCCTAGTGTTAGTTGGGACGATGATATTGGCGACTGTTGCGCCGATTCACTCTCGGAGCGCTTGGCTGATTCCGAGCCTGATCCACTTCCCTCCCCTACATCTCTTGGCCTTCATGATTGTACTTTGTAA
- the LOC123745616 gene encoding G patch domain-containing protein 2-like isoform X4 produces MASGGGDRLRVATAVNLRHKMDALVSDLSHALDESQLPQYHRKRRGFKRRAKLATNLSLSGNRALSEDSSSSIGEVVLSQDNKSSIPLSDSDDMSPPPEPRHRTLLLTHHRTPSNLAESDSLNENFSPARPHNRSVNPFLCRKRKCKRLALDPDAPSTSTTQTSAAMLSGLPMAKPTAIASAILSGASNSRKKKVLRPSPDSEYRYMAVSAGKRKRGRERSVEWCGGQHVSHSKRHGSSSSHFHNLRVHHRPSQASTEDSMEFDCSDDANMEHSSSESSSESEAGIYTCDEGREADDEQSDWFAEPDPVYGVPPGTTNGPRQRNTSNRLTWWNDNEFGLSSSAKALFKERYETMSVENQQACRLRFQKLRERLLRREIRAGRRRIRDRKPGFSIVSSVNDKVSRFLQDPRQSELRLRPMTDKDRDQLNHLADLYSLTIRSSDDQTAPILTKTRCVAQRRISARNTITKQRLEADGEALASFPGGLPVPVSDLKRRRRTPPLPPNNVTEGSNDSVESITNSTGLSGTAYRPPVPSVSWDDDIGDCCADSLSERLADSEPDPLPSPTSLGLHDCTL; encoded by the exons ATGGCGAGTGGAGGTGGGGACAGGCTGCGAGTGGCGACAGCAGTGAACTTGCGGCACAAAATGGATGCTCTCGTGTCTGACCTCTCTCATGCCTTGGATGAATCTCAGCTTCCACAATACCACCGCAAGAGACGAGGTTTCAAGCGTCGTGCCAAACTAGCCACGAACCTGA GCTTATCAGGCAATCGTGCACTGAGTGAAGATTCATCAAGCAGTATTGGTGAGGTTGTCCTCTCCCAGGACAACAAATCATCAATACCTCTGTCAGACTCGGATGATATGAGTCCCCCTCCCGAGCCCCGTCACCGGACTCTACTCCTCACACATCACAGAACGCCTTCAAACCTTGCCGAATCCGACTCTCTTAACGAGAACTTTTCACCTGCCCGACCACATAACCGCAG TGTCAACCCTTTTTTATGTAGGAAAAGGAAATGCAAGAGGTTAGCCTTAGACCCAGATGCGCCTTCCACTTCCACAACACAAACCTCGGCTGCTATGCTGTCTGGCCTGCCGATGGCCAAACCCACTGCCATTGCCTCGGCCATTTTGTCAGGAGCTTCCAATAGTCGCAAGAAGAAGGTTCTGAGACCGTCGCCTGATTCGGAGTACCG GTATATGGCAGTATCTGCTGGAAAACGAAAACGAGGCAGAGAACGAAGTGTGGAATGGTGTGGTGGACAACACGTTTCACACAGCAAACGCCATGGGTCGTCGTCTAGTCATTTTCATAATCTACGTGTCCACCATCGACCATCCCAGGCAAGCACCGAGGACAGCATGGAGTTCGACTGCTCAGATGATGCCAATAT GGAACACAGTAGCAGCGAGAGCAGCAGCGAGAGTGAGGCTGGCATATACACCTGTGATGAGGGAAGAGAGGCTGATGATGAGCAGAGTGACTGGTTTGCCGAGCCCGATCCTGTGTATGGGGTACCACCCGGGACCACGAATGGTCCCCGGCAGCGAAATACTTCAAATCGTTTGACGTGGTGGAAtgacaatgaatttggtctttctTCTTCGGCCAAG GCTCTGTTCAAAGAGAGGTATGAGACAATGTCCGTGGAGAACCAACAAGCCTGCAGACTTAGATTCCAAAAGCTGAGAGAGAGGCTTTTG AGACGTGAAATTCGTGCTGGACGGAGACGAATACGAGACAGGAAGCCTGGGTTTAGTATAGTGTCATCGGTGAATGACAAGGTCTCAAGATTTCTGCAG GATCCGAGGCAGTCCGAGCTCCGCCTGAGGCCTATGACGGATAAAGACAGAGACCAGCTAAATCATCTGGCCGACTTGTATTCTCTCACCATACGTAGCAGCGATGACCAAACCGCTCCCATACTCACCAAGACCAGGTGTGTGGCTCAGCGTAGGATTTCTGCACG GAATACTATCACCAAGCAGAGGCTGGAAGCAGATGGTGAAGCGTTGGCCTCCTTCCCAGGTGGTTTGCCAGTACCCGTTAGTGACTTGAAGCGCCGCAGACGGACGCCACCATTGCCACCCAATAACGTGACTGAGGGCAGCAATGACTCGGTCGAGAGCATAACCAATAGTACGGGTTTATCCG GTACTGCATATCGTCCACCAGTGCCTAGTGTTAGTTGGGACGATGATATTGGCGACTGTTGCGCCGATTCACTCTCGGAGCGCTTGGCTGATTCCGAGCCTGATCCACTTCCCTCCCCTACATCTCTTGGCCTTCATGATTGTACTTTGTAA
- the LOC123745616 gene encoding G patch domain-containing protein 2-like isoform X7 has product MEVKARQRASGMASGGGDRLRVATAVNLRHKMDALVSDLSHALDESQLPQYHRKRRGFKRRAKLATNLSLSGNRALSEDSSSSIGEVVLSQDNKSSIPLSDSDDMSPPPEPRHRTLLLTHHRTPSNLAESDSLNENFSPARPHNRSVNPFLCRKRKCKRLALDPDAPSTSTTQTSAAMLSGLPMAKPTAIASAILSGASNSRKKKVLRPSPDSEYRYMAVSAGKRKRGRERSVEWCGGQHVSHSKRHGSSSSHFHNLRVHHRPSQASTEDSMEFDCSDDANMEHSSSESSSESEAGIYTCDEGREADDEQSDWFAEPDPVYGVPPGTTNGPRQRNTSNRLTWWNDNEFGLSSSAKDPRQSELRLRPMTDKDRDQLNHLADLYSLTIRSSDDQTAPILTKTRCVAQRRISARNTITKQRLEADGEALASFPGGLPVPVSDLKRRRRTPPLPPNNVTEGSNDSVESITNSTGLSGTAYRPPVPSVSWDDDIGDCCADSLSERLADSEPDPLPSPTSLGLHDCTL; this is encoded by the exons TGGTATGGCGAGTGGAGGTGGGGACAGGCTGCGAGTGGCGACAGCAGTGAACTTGCGGCACAAAATGGATGCTCTCGTGTCTGACCTCTCTCATGCCTTGGATGAATCTCAGCTTCCACAATACCACCGCAAGAGACGAGGTTTCAAGCGTCGTGCCAAACTAGCCACGAACCTGA GCTTATCAGGCAATCGTGCACTGAGTGAAGATTCATCAAGCAGTATTGGTGAGGTTGTCCTCTCCCAGGACAACAAATCATCAATACCTCTGTCAGACTCGGATGATATGAGTCCCCCTCCCGAGCCCCGTCACCGGACTCTACTCCTCACACATCACAGAACGCCTTCAAACCTTGCCGAATCCGACTCTCTTAACGAGAACTTTTCACCTGCCCGACCACATAACCGCAG TGTCAACCCTTTTTTATGTAGGAAAAGGAAATGCAAGAGGTTAGCCTTAGACCCAGATGCGCCTTCCACTTCCACAACACAAACCTCGGCTGCTATGCTGTCTGGCCTGCCGATGGCCAAACCCACTGCCATTGCCTCGGCCATTTTGTCAGGAGCTTCCAATAGTCGCAAGAAGAAGGTTCTGAGACCGTCGCCTGATTCGGAGTACCG GTATATGGCAGTATCTGCTGGAAAACGAAAACGAGGCAGAGAACGAAGTGTGGAATGGTGTGGTGGACAACACGTTTCACACAGCAAACGCCATGGGTCGTCGTCTAGTCATTTTCATAATCTACGTGTCCACCATCGACCATCCCAGGCAAGCACCGAGGACAGCATGGAGTTCGACTGCTCAGATGATGCCAATAT GGAACACAGTAGCAGCGAGAGCAGCAGCGAGAGTGAGGCTGGCATATACACCTGTGATGAGGGAAGAGAGGCTGATGATGAGCAGAGTGACTGGTTTGCCGAGCCCGATCCTGTGTATGGGGTACCACCCGGGACCACGAATGGTCCCCGGCAGCGAAATACTTCAAATCGTTTGACGTGGTGGAAtgacaatgaatttggtctttctTCTTCGGCCAAG GATCCGAGGCAGTCCGAGCTCCGCCTGAGGCCTATGACGGATAAAGACAGAGACCAGCTAAATCATCTGGCCGACTTGTATTCTCTCACCATACGTAGCAGCGATGACCAAACCGCTCCCATACTCACCAAGACCAGGTGTGTGGCTCAGCGTAGGATTTCTGCACG GAATACTATCACCAAGCAGAGGCTGGAAGCAGATGGTGAAGCGTTGGCCTCCTTCCCAGGTGGTTTGCCAGTACCCGTTAGTGACTTGAAGCGCCGCAGACGGACGCCACCATTGCCACCCAATAACGTGACTGAGGGCAGCAATGACTCGGTCGAGAGCATAACCAATAGTACGGGTTTATCCG GTACTGCATATCGTCCACCAGTGCCTAGTGTTAGTTGGGACGATGATATTGGCGACTGTTGCGCCGATTCACTCTCGGAGCGCTTGGCTGATTCCGAGCCTGATCCACTTCCCTCCCCTACATCTCTTGGCCTTCATGATTGTACTTTGTAA
- the LOC123745616 gene encoding G patch domain-containing protein 2-like isoform X5 — protein MASGGGDRLRVATAVNLRHKMDALVSDLSHALDESQLPQYHRKRRGFKRRAKLATNLSLSGNRALSEDSSSSIGEVVLSQDNKSSIPLSDSDDMSPPPEPRHRTLLLTHHRTPSNLAESDSLNENFSPARPHNRSVNPFLCRKRKCKRLALDPDAPSTSTTQTSAAMLSGLPMAKPTAIASAILSGASNSRKKKVLRPSPDSEYRYMAVSAGKRKRGRERSVEWCGGQHVSHSKRHGSSSSHFHNLRVHHRPSQASTEDSMEFDCSDDANMEHSSSESSSESEAGIYTCDEGREADDEQSDWFAEPDPVYGVPPGTTNGPRQRNTSNRLTWWNDNEFGLSSSAKALFKERYETMSVENQQACRLRFQKLRERLLRREIRAGRRRIRDRKPGFSIVSSVNDKVSRFLQDPRQSELRLRPMTDKDRDQLNHLADLYSLTIRSSDDQTAPILTKTRNTITKQRLEADGEALASFPGGLPVPVSDLKRRRRTPPLPPNNVTEGSNDSVESITNSTGLSGTAYRPPVPSVSWDDDIGDCCADSLSERLADSEPDPLPSPTSLGLHDCTL, from the exons ATGGCGAGTGGAGGTGGGGACAGGCTGCGAGTGGCGACAGCAGTGAACTTGCGGCACAAAATGGATGCTCTCGTGTCTGACCTCTCTCATGCCTTGGATGAATCTCAGCTTCCACAATACCACCGCAAGAGACGAGGTTTCAAGCGTCGTGCCAAACTAGCCACGAACCTGA GCTTATCAGGCAATCGTGCACTGAGTGAAGATTCATCAAGCAGTATTGGTGAGGTTGTCCTCTCCCAGGACAACAAATCATCAATACCTCTGTCAGACTCGGATGATATGAGTCCCCCTCCCGAGCCCCGTCACCGGACTCTACTCCTCACACATCACAGAACGCCTTCAAACCTTGCCGAATCCGACTCTCTTAACGAGAACTTTTCACCTGCCCGACCACATAACCGCAG TGTCAACCCTTTTTTATGTAGGAAAAGGAAATGCAAGAGGTTAGCCTTAGACCCAGATGCGCCTTCCACTTCCACAACACAAACCTCGGCTGCTATGCTGTCTGGCCTGCCGATGGCCAAACCCACTGCCATTGCCTCGGCCATTTTGTCAGGAGCTTCCAATAGTCGCAAGAAGAAGGTTCTGAGACCGTCGCCTGATTCGGAGTACCG GTATATGGCAGTATCTGCTGGAAAACGAAAACGAGGCAGAGAACGAAGTGTGGAATGGTGTGGTGGACAACACGTTTCACACAGCAAACGCCATGGGTCGTCGTCTAGTCATTTTCATAATCTACGTGTCCACCATCGACCATCCCAGGCAAGCACCGAGGACAGCATGGAGTTCGACTGCTCAGATGATGCCAATAT GGAACACAGTAGCAGCGAGAGCAGCAGCGAGAGTGAGGCTGGCATATACACCTGTGATGAGGGAAGAGAGGCTGATGATGAGCAGAGTGACTGGTTTGCCGAGCCCGATCCTGTGTATGGGGTACCACCCGGGACCACGAATGGTCCCCGGCAGCGAAATACTTCAAATCGTTTGACGTGGTGGAAtgacaatgaatttggtctttctTCTTCGGCCAAG GCTCTGTTCAAAGAGAGGTATGAGACAATGTCCGTGGAGAACCAACAAGCCTGCAGACTTAGATTCCAAAAGCTGAGAGAGAGGCTTTTG AGACGTGAAATTCGTGCTGGACGGAGACGAATACGAGACAGGAAGCCTGGGTTTAGTATAGTGTCATCGGTGAATGACAAGGTCTCAAGATTTCTGCAG GATCCGAGGCAGTCCGAGCTCCGCCTGAGGCCTATGACGGATAAAGACAGAGACCAGCTAAATCATCTGGCCGACTTGTATTCTCTCACCATACGTAGCAGCGATGACCAAACCGCTCCCATACTCACCAAGACCAG GAATACTATCACCAAGCAGAGGCTGGAAGCAGATGGTGAAGCGTTGGCCTCCTTCCCAGGTGGTTTGCCAGTACCCGTTAGTGACTTGAAGCGCCGCAGACGGACGCCACCATTGCCACCCAATAACGTGACTGAGGGCAGCAATGACTCGGTCGAGAGCATAACCAATAGTACGGGTTTATCCG GTACTGCATATCGTCCACCAGTGCCTAGTGTTAGTTGGGACGATGATATTGGCGACTGTTGCGCCGATTCACTCTCGGAGCGCTTGGCTGATTCCGAGCCTGATCCACTTCCCTCCCCTACATCTCTTGGCCTTCATGATTGTACTTTGTAA
- the LOC123745616 gene encoding G patch domain-containing protein 2-like isoform X6 yields MEVKARQRASGMASGGGDRLRVATAVNLRHKMDALVSDLSHALDESQLPQYHRKRRGFKRRAKLATNLSLSGNRALSEDSSSSIGEVVLSQDNKSSIPLSDSDDMSPPPEPRHRTLLLTHHRTPSNLAESDSLNENFSPARPHNRSVNPFLCRKRKCKRLALDPDAPSTSTTQTSAAMLSGLPMAKPTAIASAILSGASNSRKKKVLRPSPDSEYRYMAVSAGKRKRGRERSVEWCGGQHVSHSKRHGSSSSHFHNLRVHHRPSQASTEDSMEFDCSDDANMEHSSSESSSESEAGIYTCDEGREADDEQSDWFAEPDPVYGVPPGTTNGPRQRNTSNRLTWWNDNEFGLSSSAKRREIRAGRRRIRDRKPGFSIVSSVNDKVSRFLQDPRQSELRLRPMTDKDRDQLNHLADLYSLTIRSSDDQTAPILTKTRCVAQRRISARNTITKQRLEADGEALASFPGGLPVPVSDLKRRRRTPPLPPNNVTEGSNDSVESITNSTGLSGTAYRPPVPSVSWDDDIGDCCADSLSERLADSEPDPLPSPTSLGLHDCTL; encoded by the exons TGGTATGGCGAGTGGAGGTGGGGACAGGCTGCGAGTGGCGACAGCAGTGAACTTGCGGCACAAAATGGATGCTCTCGTGTCTGACCTCTCTCATGCCTTGGATGAATCTCAGCTTCCACAATACCACCGCAAGAGACGAGGTTTCAAGCGTCGTGCCAAACTAGCCACGAACCTGA GCTTATCAGGCAATCGTGCACTGAGTGAAGATTCATCAAGCAGTATTGGTGAGGTTGTCCTCTCCCAGGACAACAAATCATCAATACCTCTGTCAGACTCGGATGATATGAGTCCCCCTCCCGAGCCCCGTCACCGGACTCTACTCCTCACACATCACAGAACGCCTTCAAACCTTGCCGAATCCGACTCTCTTAACGAGAACTTTTCACCTGCCCGACCACATAACCGCAG TGTCAACCCTTTTTTATGTAGGAAAAGGAAATGCAAGAGGTTAGCCTTAGACCCAGATGCGCCTTCCACTTCCACAACACAAACCTCGGCTGCTATGCTGTCTGGCCTGCCGATGGCCAAACCCACTGCCATTGCCTCGGCCATTTTGTCAGGAGCTTCCAATAGTCGCAAGAAGAAGGTTCTGAGACCGTCGCCTGATTCGGAGTACCG GTATATGGCAGTATCTGCTGGAAAACGAAAACGAGGCAGAGAACGAAGTGTGGAATGGTGTGGTGGACAACACGTTTCACACAGCAAACGCCATGGGTCGTCGTCTAGTCATTTTCATAATCTACGTGTCCACCATCGACCATCCCAGGCAAGCACCGAGGACAGCATGGAGTTCGACTGCTCAGATGATGCCAATAT GGAACACAGTAGCAGCGAGAGCAGCAGCGAGAGTGAGGCTGGCATATACACCTGTGATGAGGGAAGAGAGGCTGATGATGAGCAGAGTGACTGGTTTGCCGAGCCCGATCCTGTGTATGGGGTACCACCCGGGACCACGAATGGTCCCCGGCAGCGAAATACTTCAAATCGTTTGACGTGGTGGAAtgacaatgaatttggtctttctTCTTCGGCCAAG AGACGTGAAATTCGTGCTGGACGGAGACGAATACGAGACAGGAAGCCTGGGTTTAGTATAGTGTCATCGGTGAATGACAAGGTCTCAAGATTTCTGCAG GATCCGAGGCAGTCCGAGCTCCGCCTGAGGCCTATGACGGATAAAGACAGAGACCAGCTAAATCATCTGGCCGACTTGTATTCTCTCACCATACGTAGCAGCGATGACCAAACCGCTCCCATACTCACCAAGACCAGGTGTGTGGCTCAGCGTAGGATTTCTGCACG GAATACTATCACCAAGCAGAGGCTGGAAGCAGATGGTGAAGCGTTGGCCTCCTTCCCAGGTGGTTTGCCAGTACCCGTTAGTGACTTGAAGCGCCGCAGACGGACGCCACCATTGCCACCCAATAACGTGACTGAGGGCAGCAATGACTCGGTCGAGAGCATAACCAATAGTACGGGTTTATCCG GTACTGCATATCGTCCACCAGTGCCTAGTGTTAGTTGGGACGATGATATTGGCGACTGTTGCGCCGATTCACTCTCGGAGCGCTTGGCTGATTCCGAGCCTGATCCACTTCCCTCCCCTACATCTCTTGGCCTTCATGATTGTACTTTGTAA
- the LOC123745616 gene encoding G patch domain-containing protein 2-like isoform X1, whose product MEVKARQRASGMASGGGDRLRVATAVNLRHKMDALVSDLSHALDESQLPQYHRKRRGFKRRAKLATNLSLSGNRALSEDSSSSIGEVVLSQDNKSSIPLSDSDDMSPPPEPRHRTLLLTHHRTPSNLAESDSLNENFSPARPHNRSVNPFLCRKRKCKRLALDPDAPSTSTTQTSAAMLSGLPMAKPTAIASAILSGASNSRKKKVLRPSPDSEYRYMAVSAGKRKRGRERSVEWCGGQHVSHSKRHGSSSSHFHNLRVHHRPSQASTEDSMEFDCSDDANMEHSSSESSSESEAGIYTCDEGREADDEQSDWFAEPDPVYGVPPGTTNGPRQRNTSNRLTWWNDNEFGLSSSAKALFKERYETMSVENQQACRLRFQKLRERLLRREIRAGRRRIRDRKPGFSIVSSVNDKVSRFLQDPRQSELRLRPMTDKDRDQLNHLADLYSLTIRSSDDQTAPILTKTRCVAQRRISARNTITKQRLEADGEALASFPGGLPVPVSDLKRRRRTPPLPPNNVTEGSNDSVESITNSTGLSGTAYRPPVPSVSWDDDIGDCCADSLSERLADSEPDPLPSPTSLGLHDCTL is encoded by the exons TGGTATGGCGAGTGGAGGTGGGGACAGGCTGCGAGTGGCGACAGCAGTGAACTTGCGGCACAAAATGGATGCTCTCGTGTCTGACCTCTCTCATGCCTTGGATGAATCTCAGCTTCCACAATACCACCGCAAGAGACGAGGTTTCAAGCGTCGTGCCAAACTAGCCACGAACCTGA GCTTATCAGGCAATCGTGCACTGAGTGAAGATTCATCAAGCAGTATTGGTGAGGTTGTCCTCTCCCAGGACAACAAATCATCAATACCTCTGTCAGACTCGGATGATATGAGTCCCCCTCCCGAGCCCCGTCACCGGACTCTACTCCTCACACATCACAGAACGCCTTCAAACCTTGCCGAATCCGACTCTCTTAACGAGAACTTTTCACCTGCCCGACCACATAACCGCAG TGTCAACCCTTTTTTATGTAGGAAAAGGAAATGCAAGAGGTTAGCCTTAGACCCAGATGCGCCTTCCACTTCCACAACACAAACCTCGGCTGCTATGCTGTCTGGCCTGCCGATGGCCAAACCCACTGCCATTGCCTCGGCCATTTTGTCAGGAGCTTCCAATAGTCGCAAGAAGAAGGTTCTGAGACCGTCGCCTGATTCGGAGTACCG GTATATGGCAGTATCTGCTGGAAAACGAAAACGAGGCAGAGAACGAAGTGTGGAATGGTGTGGTGGACAACACGTTTCACACAGCAAACGCCATGGGTCGTCGTCTAGTCATTTTCATAATCTACGTGTCCACCATCGACCATCCCAGGCAAGCACCGAGGACAGCATGGAGTTCGACTGCTCAGATGATGCCAATAT GGAACACAGTAGCAGCGAGAGCAGCAGCGAGAGTGAGGCTGGCATATACACCTGTGATGAGGGAAGAGAGGCTGATGATGAGCAGAGTGACTGGTTTGCCGAGCCCGATCCTGTGTATGGGGTACCACCCGGGACCACGAATGGTCCCCGGCAGCGAAATACTTCAAATCGTTTGACGTGGTGGAAtgacaatgaatttggtctttctTCTTCGGCCAAG GCTCTGTTCAAAGAGAGGTATGAGACAATGTCCGTGGAGAACCAACAAGCCTGCAGACTTAGATTCCAAAAGCTGAGAGAGAGGCTTTTG AGACGTGAAATTCGTGCTGGACGGAGACGAATACGAGACAGGAAGCCTGGGTTTAGTATAGTGTCATCGGTGAATGACAAGGTCTCAAGATTTCTGCAG GATCCGAGGCAGTCCGAGCTCCGCCTGAGGCCTATGACGGATAAAGACAGAGACCAGCTAAATCATCTGGCCGACTTGTATTCTCTCACCATACGTAGCAGCGATGACCAAACCGCTCCCATACTCACCAAGACCAGGTGTGTGGCTCAGCGTAGGATTTCTGCACG GAATACTATCACCAAGCAGAGGCTGGAAGCAGATGGTGAAGCGTTGGCCTCCTTCCCAGGTGGTTTGCCAGTACCCGTTAGTGACTTGAAGCGCCGCAGACGGACGCCACCATTGCCACCCAATAACGTGACTGAGGGCAGCAATGACTCGGTCGAGAGCATAACCAATAGTACGGGTTTATCCG GTACTGCATATCGTCCACCAGTGCCTAGTGTTAGTTGGGACGATGATATTGGCGACTGTTGCGCCGATTCACTCTCGGAGCGCTTGGCTGATTCCGAGCCTGATCCACTTCCCTCCCCTACATCTCTTGGCCTTCATGATTGTACTTTGTAA